One region of Dysidea avara chromosome 1, odDysAvar1.4, whole genome shotgun sequence genomic DNA includes:
- the LOC136265340 gene encoding TNF receptor-associated factor 4-like: protein MSTCQYCGLHKEKGFIQGAHVEQCLKAPLACPNNCEIDSVTCEEMSNHLEECPLQLVPCEYQNVGCKVKVHRKDMSQYCEDYTMQHLHLVTASVVSTEGEVTDTKRQITDTTNQLVSAQGVVTDMLLQVASMVEMLAGNKNQKDKNLSIQHWQVWLCCRGMQSATKCLQTPVLIRITDFENKRLGKEMWYSKPFWSHHNGYKVQLGFAECAGTHFSMDICIKDGPNDQNLAWPVQGKFTMSLMNQCMDSNHHVDYVVFDKSTPHHIGGKTGQTDERVTAWGKRYFITQEELCRISASRYYLKDDTVYIHVSFSREKV, encoded by the coding sequence ATGTCAACTTGTCAATATTGCGGATTACATAAGGAGAAAGGCTTCATTCAAGGGGCTCATGTAGAGCAATGCCTTAAGGCACCTTTAGCTTGTCCAAACAACTGTGAAATAGACAGTGTCACTTGTGAAGAAATGTCTAATCACTTGGAGGAGTGTCCTCTGCAATTGGTTCCTTGTGAGTATCAGAATGTTGGGTGTAAAGTGAAAGTACACCGCAAAGACATGAGTCAATACTGCGAGGATTACACTATGCAACATCTTCATCTTGTTACAGCCAGTGTTGTGAGCACAGAGGGTGAAGTTACTGACACCAAACGACAGATCACAGATACCACTAACCAGCTAGTCTCTGCCCAAGGTGTTGTCACAGACATGCTTCTTCAAGTTGCCTCCATGGTTGAGATGTTGGCGGGAAATAAGAATCAAAAGGATAAGAATCTTAGCATACAGCACTGGCAGGTGTGGCTGTGTTGTCGTGGTATGCAGTCAGCTACTAAATGTCTTCAGACTCCTGTTCTCATAAGAATAACAGATTTTGAGAACAAGCGACTTGGCAAAGAAATGTGGTACAGCAAGCCATTCTGGTCCCACCATAACGGATATAAGGTACAGCTTGGTTTTGCTGAATGTGCAGGCACTCATTTTTCAATGGATATTTGCATCAAGGATGGCCCAAATGATCAGAATCTTGCATGGCCTGTACAAGGCAAATTCACAATGAGCTTGATGAATCAGTGTATGGATAGTAACCACCATGTTGACTATGTTGTGTTTGACAAATCAACTCCACATCATATTGGTGGGAAGACTGGTCAAACTGATGAGAGAGTCACTGCTTGGGGCAAGCGATACTTCATAACCCAAGAAGAACTGTGCAGGATATCTGCTTCACGTTATTACCTGAAAGATGATACGGTTTACATACACGTCTCATTCAGCCGTGAAAAAGTGTAG